In the genome of Caenorhabditis elegans chromosome IV, the window ACATTTCCGGAGAAAACGACGTATTGATAGTTTCTCGATGGATTGGGAGTTCGATGATTGTAGTTTGTGAAGAAAACCTGATTGACATAAATCTCAATATGCGTTGGCTGATTGATCATAGTCACATTGAAATTAGCACCAGCTGGAAATGGGTTTCCACCATATGTGTCACCGAGGAGGAACTTTCCATTCAAATGACGGGTTCTGACAACCTgtaaaataacgaaaaatgaGATATACATAGGATGCAAGGACTGTTTTTTAAGCAACATGGCCTAAACATGAGGGTCTAAACTCACACGTCTTAAATCAGGCTGTGACGCGAAATGAAACAGCCACTCCTTTTCTCGGTCCAGGTTAATCGACCATCTACCTCGTCCAGGAACACCATAAAATCGGAGGACCTTGCCTGTAGCCCAATATCCTCCAGGAATCGGATAACGCACACCGGGCCCAAATGGCCCATGAAGAGTTTCCATGTTTTCTACTGGCTTAGGTGTTGGCCTGGGTGGCCTTGGGGGCCTTGGGGGTCTTGGAGGCCTATGCCGCCCACCACCACGTCGCCCACTGTAATCATCGGAGGAATCAGAGTAGGATCCTGAGCCATAATATCCACCACCGGTGTCGAGTAC includes:
- the F49F1.9 gene encoding Galectin (Confirmed by transcript evidence), which translates into the protein MRLLHVLLLFTFLEVLFGFVLDTGGGYYGSGSYSDSSDDYSGRRGGGRHRPPRPPRPPRPPRPTPKPVENMETLHGPFGPGVRYPIPGGYWATGKVLRFYGVPGRGRWSINLDREKEWLFHFASQPDLRRVVRTRHLNGKFLLGDTYGGNPFPAGANFNVTMINQPTHIEIYVNQVFFTNYNHRTPNPSRNYQYVVFSGNVIISKIEVTR